The segment CCGGAGCCGGCATGGCCCGGTTGGACAGCCGAGAACGGCGAAAGAACGGCCGGGGCCAGGGCCGAGGCAGCATCGGACAGTGTTGCGGACGGGCCTGGAGGCGGCGCCCCTCCCAGGGGCTCGGTCACCGAGTAGCCGAGCTCACGCAGGCCGCGAATGGCCGAGTTGCGTTGGTCCTGCGCCCATGTGACGCACGGGTCCCAGCCACGCCGCTCGGCAAAGCCGCGATAAAAGTCCGAGTGGTACGGGTGCATCTGGCCCAGGTAGGTGCCATTCGGCCACGAGGGCGTGTCCTGGCAAAATTCCTCGCCCTCGTAGTTTTGAGCGAGCACCACGCCGGCGGTGATCGCCGCGATGATCCCCGCGCTTCCCAAGGCCACTAAGATCCGCCGCATATCGCCCCCCACCAACAGCACGCCCGGCGCCAAATTAGCAGAGAGTGGCTGGTCAAGTCTTCATAAATGTGCGCTGTCTCCCAGTATTATCCATAGAAACTCATGTCGATGAGTACTAAGCTGCCGAATAGCCTCCGTGTTATGTGCTGTATTACATGAGTAAAGCTAGAGCCGATCTGATTGCCACGAACGCCGCCGGCGACGCTCCGCCCCACGAGCAGCCACAAGGGCTGCCCCTACATCCGCTGCTCCCTGTAGGGGCGTCCCATGTGGGCGCCCGACAGCGCAGGAAGTCGTGGCCGTTCTGGTAGGGGCGTCCCATGTGGGCGCCCGACAGCGCAGGAAGTCGTGGCCGTTCTGGTAGGGGCGTCCCATGTGGGCGCCCGACAGCGCAGGAAGTCGTGGCCGTTCTGGTAGGGGCGTCCCATGTGGGCGCCCGACAGCGCAGGAAGTCGTGGCCGTTCTGGTAGGGGCGTCCCTTGTGGGCGCCCTTTGGCCTAAGGAATCGCCGCGCCCGAGACGATGAGCTCCCCATCACTGAGAATCAGCGACTCGATGCGCATGGGAATGCGCGGCAGCCCGGCGTCGACGGTCCGGGTGATTAGCTCCAGCAGGGCCGTGGTGATGAATCCCGGCGCGTGAATGTCGCCCACCTGCACGCGCCGGATCTCGACGCGCCGCTCGCTCTGCTCGATCGCCACCTCCAGATCGATCCGAAAGTCGAAGTTCAGCCCCACGGACATCAGTTTGCCGGTGAGCACGATCACGTCCGGGCCAAACGACACTTGCAGGCGCTCAATCGATCCCCACCAATCCGACTGGCGCCCCCAATCCGAGATCAGCGCGCTGATCTCGTCATCCGAAAAAATGATCTGCACCGGCTGGGATGCCCCGCTGGCGCGGGCGCGCGCGCTCACCACGCCGAACTGCGCCACCTTGTCCAACGCCGAATCGGCGATCTCGGGCGATGCGACGATCTCCGTCAGGTCGCCACGGTCCACGCGGCCGATCGCGGCAAAGAACCCGATCACGATCACCAGGGCGGCCAAGGCCACGATCAGCCACAGAATGAACACCATCAGCCGGCGCATCTAGACATCGCCCCAATGGGAGTCTCTTGCGTAGTCCCTCCGCTGGAGATTGAAGCGCAGCTCCAATCCCCTCTCCCTGGAACGGATGTGCTCCCTCCCCCTAGCAGGGGGAGGGTTGGGGTGGGGGTCTTCCGAGGCTCGGGCGTGGAAGATCGCCCGCCGATGCAATGGTTGCCATTGAACGGTCAATCCAGCCCCGCCCCGACCGGTCGACGCCCCTACGCCCGTCGCCCGGAACCGCAATCCCCGTCGGCCGTGCCCCATCAATCTCGCAATTCGGCTGGAATTCGCGCCGTCACTATCGTAAGCATTGGTGGCGGAAGCTAGGCGAGCCGGGCCGCACGGCCGCGAATGTCGGCATTCGGCGCCACGCCGTGGCGGTATGCTGCCCGACGGAGGTGCGCGGACTCGGCCGAGCCGCGCCAGGCCCACGGCGAAGGGATGCCCATGGTCGATCGCTCGGATGCCTTGGCCCCGGTACGCCGCCTCGATGACGGCGTGCTCTTGTTCGACGGCGCCATGGGCTCGAACCTCAACGACTATGAGGACCTCGATCGGGAAGCGCCCGAAGAAGACACGCTGCGCTACCCCGACCACGTCGCCAAGGTCTATGCCGACTATGTGGCCGCCGGCGCCGATTTCATCTCGACCAACACCTTCGGCGGCAACTTGATCCGTCTCAAGCGGGCCGGGCTGTTGGATCAGGCCGAATCGCTCAATCGCCGCGCCGCCGAGATGGCGCGTGAGGCGGCCGGCGACAAGGCCTGGGTGGCGGGCGACATTGGCCAGAGCGGGGACTTCCTCGAACCCCTGGGTGAGATTACGCCGGACGAGATGCACGAGGCCTTCGCCGTCCAAGCCGAGCACCTCAAGGCCGGCGGCGCCGACATCCTGCTGTGCGAAACCTTCAGCGACATCCAGGAAGTCCAGATCGCCATCAGGGCCGCCAAGGAAACGGGCCTGCCCGTCTTCGCCACCATGACCTACGACATCAACCTGCACACCATGATGGGCGTCGCGCCGGCCGATGGCCTCCGGGCCTGCGAGGAAGCGGGCGCCGACGTGGTCGGCTGCAATTGCGGCAATGGTCCTGAAGAGATGACGCAGGTCTTGCAGCAAATGGTGGACGCCGGACCCACGCGCCCGCTGATGGCGCAGTCGAATGCCGGCGTTCCCGAGCTCATCGCCGGCAAGGTCTGCTACACCTACCCGCCCGAGCGCATGGTCGAGTTCGCCGCGCAGTGGATCGATCTGGGCGTCCGCGTCATCGGGTCCTGCTGCGGCAGCACCAACCACACGACCAACCT is part of the Chloroflexota bacterium genome and harbors:
- a CDS encoding homocysteine S-methyltransferase family protein translates to MPMVDRSDALAPVRRLDDGVLLFDGAMGSNLNDYEDLDREAPEEDTLRYPDHVAKVYADYVAAGADFISTNTFGGNLIRLKRAGLLDQAESLNRRAAEMAREAAGDKAWVAGDIGQSGDFLEPLGEITPDEMHEAFAVQAEHLKAGGADILLCETFSDIQEVQIAIRAAKETGLPVFATMTYDINLHTMMGVAPADGLRACEEAGADVVGCNCGNGPEEMTQVLQQMVDAGPTRPLMAQSNAGVPELIAGKVCYTYPPERMVEFAAQWIDLGVRVIGSCCGSTNHTTNLLREMIDGRGCMANGG